Proteins found in one Thermodesulfobacteriota bacterium genomic segment:
- a CDS encoding universal stress protein: protein MYKNIIMPTDGLDSCVYGTCHGVVLAKTLGAKVTAVCVTKHLTLQEIMRAYHPEMDWRMSYSRKAPEIVEHAHQKHKELTDKALAVAEKMCSENGVPCTKVYFEDEDAAEGLLRVAEKEGCDLVFLSRHGHTGIMGKLFGDVAGRIVSKSRIPVLTHYCGGPS, encoded by the coding sequence ATGTACAAGAATATCATCATGCCGACCGACGGGCTGGACAGCTGCGTTTACGGGACCTGCCACGGCGTGGTGCTGGCGAAGACGCTCGGCGCCAAGGTGACGGCGGTCTGCGTCACGAAGCACCTCACCCTGCAGGAGATCATGAGGGCATACCATCCCGAGATGGACTGGCGGATGTCGTACAGCCGGAAGGCGCCGGAGATCGTCGAGCACGCGCATCAGAAGCACAAGGAGCTGACGGACAAGGCGCTGGCGGTGGCGGAGAAGATGTGCTCGGAAAACGGAGTGCCGTGCACGAAGGTCTACTTCGAGGACGAGGACGCGGCGGAAGGGCTGCTGCGGGTCGCGGAGAAGGAAGGGTGCGACCTCGTCTTCCTGTCGCGGCACGGCCACACGGGCATCATGGGCAAGCTGTTCGGGGACGTGGCCGGGAGGATCGTCTCGAAGTCCCGGATCCCCGTGCTGACCCACTACTGCGGCGGGCCGTCCTGA
- a CDS encoding SDR family oxidoreductase has product MSSPAAGDPGGRSVRGGVKIAVVTGAGTGIGKAVALALLEEGWAVALAGRRPEPLAEAVAQAGPAARAIAVPADVTDPDSVRALFSKTVKAFGRVDLLFNNAGAFAPPVPLEELTFEQWKAVVDVNLTGVFLCTREAFAVMKAQAPRGGRIINNGSISAHAPRPNSAPYTATKHAVTGLTKSAALDGRRYDIAVGQIDIGNAETAMTRRMKEGVPQADGSIAAEPTMDVDHVARAVLYMAGLPLGANVQFMTVMATKMPFIGRG; this is encoded by the coding sequence ATGTCATCCCCCGCTGCGGGTGATCCCGGCGGGCGGAGCGTCCGCGGCGGCGTGAAAATCGCCGTCGTGACCGGCGCGGGGACGGGGATCGGGAAGGCGGTCGCGCTGGCGCTCCTGGAGGAAGGCTGGGCCGTCGCGCTGGCGGGGCGCCGGCCGGAGCCGCTCGCGGAGGCAGTCGCTCAGGCGGGACCCGCCGCGCGCGCGATCGCCGTGCCCGCCGACGTCACGGACCCCGATTCCGTCCGCGCTCTATTCTCCAAAACGGTGAAGGCCTTCGGCCGGGTCGACCTGCTGTTCAACAACGCGGGCGCTTTTGCGCCGCCGGTGCCGCTGGAGGAGCTGACCTTCGAGCAGTGGAAGGCGGTGGTGGACGTCAACCTGACCGGGGTGTTCCTCTGCACGCGGGAGGCGTTCGCGGTCATGAAGGCACAAGCCCCGAGGGGCGGTCGGATCATCAACAACGGTTCGATCTCGGCGCACGCCCCCCGTCCGAACTCAGCCCCCTATACCGCCACCAAGCACGCCGTCACGGGGCTCACGAAATCCGCCGCGCTCGACGGGCGCAGGTACGACATCGCCGTCGGCCAGATCGACATCGGCAACGCCGAGACCGCCATGACCCGAAGGATGAAGGAGGGGGTGCCCCAGGCGGACGGATCGATCGCCGCCGAGCCGACGATGGACGTCGACCACGTCGCCCGGGCCGTGCTCTACATGGCCGGGCTGCCGCTCGGGGCGAACGTGCAGTTCATGACCGTCATGGCCACCAAGATGCCGTTCATCGGGCGGGGATGA
- the larA gene encoding nickel-dependent lactate racemase, whose translation MKIDLLYGRGTLPVRLGDGIRPTVIGKHPMTPLADPDREVRKALGRPVGCSPLAELARGRKSACILICDITRPVPNGALLPPLIDALTGAGVPRENILILVATGLHRPNEGEELRQVIGSDEVYRTVRIENHFARDREAHVDMGMTPAGIPILIDRRFVEADLKIVTGLVEPHFMAGYSGGRKVVAPGVAHQDTILNFHSPRVLEHPRSANCVVEGNPLHEAQIAIVRAIGGILALNVAIDEERRIGFVNFGEIEKSHEEAVAFMRRHAEVAVPRRFRTVVTTGAGFPLDATYYQTVKGMVGVVDILEPGGTIVIASECSEGMGSPEFVEAQRLLCGTGPDRFMEILETRGKTHIDEWQTEMLVKALRAGKVKLYTTGLSRDCLMDVYVEPVASVEAAVAESVRIHGDPDVAVVPEGPYVIPRCG comes from the coding sequence ATGAAGATCGATCTCCTTTACGGCCGCGGCACGCTGCCTGTCCGCCTGGGCGACGGAATCCGCCCCACCGTGATCGGCAAGCACCCGATGACGCCGCTTGCGGACCCGGACCGCGAGGTGCGGAAGGCGCTGGGCCGGCCGGTGGGCTGCTCCCCGCTTGCGGAGCTCGCCCGGGGGCGGAAAAGCGCCTGCATCCTGATCTGCGACATCACCCGCCCCGTCCCCAACGGCGCGCTGCTGCCTCCGCTGATCGACGCGCTGACGGGGGCCGGCGTCCCCCGCGAGAACATCCTGATCCTGGTGGCCACCGGGCTGCACCGTCCCAACGAGGGGGAGGAGCTGCGGCAGGTCATCGGATCGGACGAGGTGTACCGGACCGTCCGGATCGAGAACCACTTCGCGCGCGACCGGGAAGCGCACGTCGACATGGGCATGACGCCCGCGGGGATCCCGATCCTCATCGACCGGCGGTTCGTCGAGGCGGACCTCAAGATCGTCACCGGCCTGGTCGAGCCGCACTTCATGGCGGGCTACTCGGGAGGCCGGAAGGTGGTCGCCCCGGGGGTTGCCCACCAGGACACGATCCTGAACTTCCACAGTCCCCGCGTCCTGGAGCATCCGCGCTCCGCCAACTGCGTCGTCGAGGGGAACCCGCTGCACGAGGCGCAGATCGCCATCGTCCGGGCGATCGGGGGGATCCTTGCCCTGAACGTGGCCATCGACGAGGAGCGCCGGATCGGCTTCGTCAATTTCGGGGAGATCGAGAAAAGCCACGAGGAAGCGGTGGCCTTCATGCGCAGGCACGCGGAGGTGGCCGTGCCCCGCCGCTTCCGCACCGTCGTCACCACGGGCGCCGGCTTCCCGCTGGACGCCACGTACTACCAGACCGTCAAGGGGATGGTGGGCGTCGTCGACATCTTAGAGCCCGGCGGGACCATCGTCATCGCCAGCGAGTGCTCGGAAGGGATGGGCAGCCCGGAGTTCGTGGAGGCGCAGCGGCTGCTGTGCGGGACGGGGCCCGACCGGTTCATGGAGATCCTGGAGACGCGCGGGAAGACGCACATCGACGAGTGGCAGACGGAGATGCTGGTCAAGGCGCTGCGCGCCGGAAAGGTCAAGCTTTACACCACCGGGCTTTCCCGGGATTGCCTGATGGACGTCTACGTGGAGCCGGTCGCTTCCGTCGAGGCGGCGGTCGCCGAGAGCGTTCGCATTCACGGGGACCCCGACGTAGCCGTGGTGCCCGAAGGGCCCTATGTCATCCCCCGCTGCGGGTGA
- a CDS encoding cupin domain-containing protein, with protein MPTRLFRKKEMTYSPHPKFQGVGIATFITKNDTRTASVCLLDIPPGSGLPVHVHDPQVDSIYVVCGKGEAYVNGAWEPVEEGDYIFVPESTEHGMKNTGAGPLKIFVHHSPPLL; from the coding sequence ATGCCGACCCGTCTGTTCCGGAAGAAGGAAATGACATATTCCCCGCACCCGAAGTTCCAGGGAGTCGGGATCGCGACGTTCATCACGAAGAACGACACGCGCACCGCCAGCGTCTGCCTGCTCGACATCCCCCCGGGGAGCGGCCTTCCCGTCCACGTCCACGATCCGCAGGTGGACTCCATCTACGTGGTCTGCGGGAAGGGCGAGGCGTACGTGAACGGCGCCTGGGAGCCGGTCGAGGAGGGCGACTACATCTTCGTCCCGGAATCCACCGAGCACGGGATGAAGAACACCGGCGCCGGGCCGCTGAAGATCTTCGTCCACCACTCCCCGCCGCTGCTCTAA
- a CDS encoding iron-containing alcohol dehydrogenase, with product MPDLKERAVAVLKEFKGEAYAFGGGVLDTAPGKFAAEFGKKALFVGPVDAQWFRPIRDRVLRSLEKAGVEVLESVQSAAPNAPFEDVYRILGRVVALKPDVLVVADGGSGIDAVKAAAVLATLGGGKPDIDPYFGVGQVTEACRKTGLKPMPVVAVMMAASSGAHLTKYSNITDLAKGQKKLIVDEAIVPPRAVFDYDVTTTQPMSLTLDGGLDGIAHCLEVYFGAASAVRDRARQVAELGIELVIEGLVAAKKDPASKEARTLLGLGTDLGGYAIMIGGTSGAHLSSFSLVDVLSHGRACALMNPYYTVFFAPAIQEQLRVVGRIYRKHGYMDKDPDSLSGRELGLAVAEAMIRFGKFLDFPTRLSDVKGIGREHIDRCLTAAKNPQLDMKLRNMPVPLNAGLIDQYMGPILEAAWSGDFGLIKNM from the coding sequence ATGCCGGATCTGAAGGAACGTGCCGTAGCCGTCCTGAAGGAGTTCAAGGGGGAGGCGTACGCGTTCGGCGGCGGGGTGCTCGACACGGCCCCGGGGAAGTTCGCCGCCGAGTTCGGCAAGAAGGCGCTGTTCGTCGGGCCGGTCGACGCGCAGTGGTTCCGGCCGATCCGCGACCGCGTGCTGCGGTCGCTGGAGAAGGCGGGGGTCGAGGTCCTCGAGTCCGTGCAGTCCGCGGCGCCGAACGCGCCGTTCGAGGACGTCTACCGGATCCTGGGCCGCGTCGTCGCGCTGAAGCCGGACGTCCTGGTGGTGGCCGACGGCGGATCGGGGATCGACGCCGTCAAGGCGGCCGCCGTGCTGGCCACGCTGGGCGGCGGGAAGCCCGACATCGACCCGTACTTCGGCGTCGGGCAGGTGACCGAGGCGTGCAGGAAGACCGGCCTGAAGCCGATGCCGGTGGTGGCCGTCATGATGGCCGCCAGCTCCGGGGCGCACCTGACCAAGTACTCCAACATCACCGACCTGGCCAAGGGGCAGAAGAAGCTGATCGTGGACGAGGCCATCGTCCCGCCGCGCGCCGTGTTCGACTACGACGTCACCACCACCCAGCCCATGAGCCTGACGCTCGACGGGGGTCTGGACGGCATCGCGCACTGCCTCGAGGTCTATTTCGGGGCCGCCTCCGCCGTCCGGGATCGCGCCCGGCAGGTGGCCGAGCTGGGGATCGAGCTCGTCATCGAGGGGCTCGTCGCGGCGAAGAAGGACCCCGCGAGCAAGGAGGCGAGAACGCTTCTGGGGCTGGGGACCGACCTGGGCGGCTACGCCATCATGATCGGCGGCACGTCGGGGGCGCACCTCTCCAGCTTCTCCCTGGTCGACGTGCTGAGCCACGGGCGCGCCTGCGCCCTGATGAACCCGTACTACACCGTGTTCTTCGCGCCGGCCATCCAGGAGCAGCTCCGCGTGGTGGGACGCATCTACCGGAAGCACGGCTACATGGACAAGGACCCGGATTCCCTCTCCGGCAGGGAGCTCGGGCTGGCCGTCGCCGAGGCGATGATCCGGTTCGGGAAGTTCCTCGATTTCCCGACGCGCCTGAGCGACGTGAAGGGGATCGGCCGGGAGCACATCGACCGCTGCCTCACGGCGGCGAAGAACCCGCAGCTCGACATGAAGCTGCGGAACATGCCGGTCCCGCTGAACGCGGGGCTGATCGACCAGTATATGGGCCCGATCCTGGAGGCCGCCTGGTCCGGCGATTTCGGCTTGATCAAAAACATGTAG
- a CDS encoding thiamine pyrophosphate-dependent enzyme has protein sequence MPKMTAMDAAVRILESEGVRNIFGIPGAGILPFYRSLKDLGTIRHYLCRHEEGAIHMADGYARAIGTVGVCAATSGPGASNFVTGLYTAQVDSIPILAITGQNVKAQLGREAFQAVDIAQIVKPVTKKSYCVQEPAMVPWVFREAFRIMKDGRPGPVLIDLPLDVQKGEIEYDPETDPALPIFATPPDPRQVAKAVDMLLAAEKPVMLLGGGVILADACQEFVKIAEILQIPVVTSYMGKSGIPWNHPLAAGGVGIQCNTRAGNKTFLDSTLVFAVGARFNDRHTGAINVYKGNRKFIHIDVDPGQLGKNVMPDLGICADARLTLQAILAEIKKRGIKPAPAKTEIAIARAQMERKTDYDNVPIKPQRAFKEINEFFDDDTVFVTCIGLNQIWSGQLQKIVKPRHYLDCGGAGPLGWDMPASIGAKVARPDKTVVQVVGDFGFQFCMEELPVAVMYGIPFVCIVLNNGYLGLIRQAEKYNFNMDFEVQLYYEAQAGMAETRMAAAGGGAAATVAAGTAKTPVPLGEKGSGFDFVKFAEACGAAGERVVDPKQIRAALKRAVESGKPYVVEVIMERDTDCPMGVSIDAVKEFE, from the coding sequence ATGCCGAAGATGACCGCGATGGACGCCGCCGTGAGAATCCTGGAGAGCGAGGGGGTCCGGAACATCTTCGGCATCCCCGGCGCGGGGATCCTGCCCTTTTACCGCTCCCTCAAGGACCTCGGGACGATCCGGCATTACCTGTGCCGCCACGAAGAGGGCGCGATCCACATGGCCGACGGGTACGCCCGGGCCATCGGCACCGTCGGGGTCTGCGCGGCCACCTCGGGGCCGGGCGCCAGCAACTTCGTGACCGGCCTCTACACCGCCCAGGTGGATTCGATCCCCATCCTGGCGATCACCGGCCAGAACGTGAAGGCGCAGCTCGGCCGCGAGGCATTCCAGGCGGTCGACATCGCCCAGATCGTGAAGCCGGTCACCAAGAAGTCGTACTGCGTGCAGGAACCGGCCATGGTGCCGTGGGTGTTCCGGGAGGCGTTCCGGATCATGAAGGATGGGCGCCCCGGCCCGGTCCTGATCGACCTGCCGCTCGACGTCCAGAAGGGGGAGATAGAGTACGATCCCGAGACCGATCCCGCCCTCCCCATCTTCGCCACGCCGCCCGACCCCCGGCAGGTCGCCAAGGCGGTCGACATGCTGCTGGCGGCCGAGAAGCCGGTCATGCTGCTCGGCGGCGGCGTGATTTTGGCCGACGCCTGCCAGGAGTTCGTCAAGATCGCCGAGATCCTGCAGATCCCCGTCGTCACCTCCTACATGGGCAAGAGCGGCATCCCCTGGAACCACCCGCTGGCGGCGGGCGGAGTGGGGATCCAGTGCAACACCCGCGCGGGGAACAAGACGTTCCTCGATTCCACCCTGGTGTTCGCCGTGGGGGCCCGGTTCAACGACCGCCACACCGGCGCGATCAACGTGTACAAGGGGAACCGGAAGTTCATCCACATCGACGTGGACCCGGGGCAGCTCGGGAAGAACGTCATGCCGGATCTCGGCATCTGCGCCGACGCCAGGCTGACGCTCCAGGCGATCCTGGCCGAGATAAAGAAACGGGGAATCAAGCCGGCCCCCGCGAAGACCGAGATCGCCATCGCCCGCGCGCAGATGGAGCGGAAGACCGACTACGACAACGTCCCCATCAAGCCGCAGAGGGCGTTCAAGGAGATCAATGAGTTCTTCGACGACGACACGGTGTTCGTGACCTGCATCGGCCTGAACCAGATCTGGTCGGGGCAGCTCCAGAAGATCGTCAAGCCGCGGCATTACCTGGATTGCGGCGGCGCGGGCCCGCTGGGCTGGGACATGCCGGCCTCCATCGGCGCGAAGGTCGCCCGCCCGGACAAGACGGTCGTCCAGGTGGTCGGCGACTTCGGCTTCCAGTTCTGCATGGAGGAGCTCCCCGTCGCGGTGATGTACGGCATCCCGTTCGTCTGCATCGTGCTGAACAACGGCTACCTCGGGCTCATCCGCCAGGCGGAGAAGTACAACTTCAACATGGACTTCGAGGTGCAGCTCTATTACGAGGCGCAGGCGGGGATGGCCGAAACCCGCATGGCCGCGGCGGGCGGCGGAGCGGCGGCCACGGTCGCGGCCGGGACGGCGAAGACGCCGGTCCCGCTGGGGGAGAAGGGGTCCGGGTTCGATTTCGTGAAGTTCGCCGAGGCGTGCGGGGCGGCGGGCGAGCGCGTCGTCGACCCGAAGCAGATCCGCGCCGCCCTCAAGCGGGCCGTGGAATCCGGGAAGCCCTACGTCGTCGAGGTCATCATGGAGCGGGACACCGACTGCCCGATGGGCGTCTCCATCGACGCGGTCAAGGAATTCGAATAA